One Candidatus Thermoplasmatota archaeon DNA window includes the following coding sequences:
- a CDS encoding TerB family tellurite resistance protein encodes MPTPGAGMVPSTLTPEAAVVGLLVAAVKADGQEVRSELREATLHLERLEPAIAVAPSRVALLVAEAGRSIAARGLEPHVVACAAAVPPAIRLAVFRAALEVAAADGRAAERERAFLALVAKALALDAREAEAAIRARLG; translated from the coding sequence TGACTCCGGAGGCCGCCGTCGTTGGCCTCCTCGTCGCCGCCGTGAAGGCCGATGGTCAGGAGGTCCGCTCGGAGCTTCGCGAAGCAACACTCCACCTCGAGCGTCTCGAGCCCGCGATCGCGGTCGCGCCCTCTCGGGTCGCGCTCCTCGTCGCGGAGGCGGGGCGATCGATCGCCGCGCGCGGACTCGAGCCGCACGTCGTCGCGTGCGCCGCGGCCGTTCCCCCGGCGATCCGCCTGGCCGTCTTCCGCGCCGCCCTCGAGGTTGCCGCGGCCGACGGACGGGCGGCCGAGCGCGAGCGCGCGTTCCTTGCGCTCGTGGCGAAAGCGCTCGCGCTCGACGCGCGGGAAGCCGAAGCCGCGATCCGCGCGCGCCTCGGTTGA